The Streptomyces sp. NBC_00435 nucleotide sequence CGTCCCTGGATCCTTGTGAGGAGCAACCCCTAGGGGATCTCGCCCGTTGGGACGAGGCGCCCTGGGGGGATACCAGCCCGTCGCACGGCGGTGAGAGGGTGTCTGCGCAGGTACGCACGGGGGGAGGGGTTTTTCATGGGCTCAGGGGAGAGCACGGGGGCGAGTACCGACGGCGGCGCCGGAGGCATACCCCGGGACGGATCCGCGGGGCCGGGGTCCGCGGGGCCGGGGTCCGCAGATCCGGGGTCCGCAGATCCGGGGTCCGCAGATCCGGGGTCCGCAGATCCGGGGTCCGCCGGGGCCCGCGGGAAGGAAGCCGCGTCGCCGCCGCCCGCGCGGCCCCCCACGACCGTCGTCGCCGCGCTGATGCTGACCATGGGCCTCGTCGCCCTCGACGGCGCCATCGTCTCCACCGCGGTCCCGCAGATCGTCGGCGACCTCGGCGGCTTCGCCGTCTTCTCCTGGATCTTCTCCGGCTACATCCTGGCCGGAACCGTCACCCTGCCCGTCTACGGCAAGCTCTCCGACACCTACGGCCGCAAGCCCGTCCTGCTCCTCGGCATCAGCCTCTTCCTGCTCGGCTCGCTGCTGTGCGCGGCTGCCTGGAACATGGCCGCCCTCATCGCCTTCCGGATCCTCCAGGGCCTGGGCGGCGGTGCCCTGCAGGGCACCGTCCAGACCCTGGCCGCCGACCTCTACCCGCTCAGGGAACGCCCGCGCATCCAGGCACGGATGTCCGTGGTGTGGGCCACCTCGGCCCTGGCCGGCCCGGCGCTCGGCGGGCTGATCGCCTCGTACACCGACTGGCGCTGGATCTTCCTGCTCAACCTGCCGCTGGCCGCCGCCGCCCTGTTGGTCATCAGCCGTCACCTGGTCGAACCCACCCGGGCCCCCGGCCGCCGGGGCCCCGTCGACTGGGCGGGGGCACTGGCCGTCTTCGCCTGCGGCGGTCTGCTGCACTTCGCGCTCGTGCAGGGCGGGGTCGCCTGGCCCTGGCTGTCGGCTCCCTCACTGGGGCTGCTGGGCGCGAGCGCGGTGCTGGGCGTGCTCGTCGTCCGGATCGAACGCCGGGCCGCGGAGCCCATCCTGCCCGGCTGGGTGTGGCGCCGGCGCACCATCGCCGCCGTCAACCTCGCCATGGCCGGGCTCGGCCTGCTGATGGTCGCCCCGATGCTGTTCATGCCGACGTACGCCCAGACCGTGCTCGGCCTCGGCCCCACCGGCGCCGGTCTGGTCACCTCCGCGATGACCCTGAGCTGGCCCGTCAGCGCCGCCCTCGCCCAGCACGTCTACCGGCGCATCGGCTTCCGCAACACCGCCGCCACCGGCGTCGGCCTGGCCGCCGTCGTCCTCGGCTCCTTCACCCTGCTCCCCTATCCCGCCCCGGTCTGGCAGCCCGCGCTGATCATGTTGCTGCTGGGCGGGGCCCTCGGCCTCTTCCAGCTCCCGCTGATCGTCGGGGTGCAGTCCACGGTCGGCTGGGAGGAGCGCGGGACGACCACCGCCTCGGTGCTGTTCTGCCGCAACGTCGGCCAGAGCATCGGCGCCGCGCTGCTCGGTGCCGTGGCCAACGCCACCGTCGCGGCCCGGCTGGCGGACGCCCCGGTGCCCGGACTCCCCACCCGCCTGGACGACGCCTCCAAGGCGCTGACCCACCCGGACCTCCTCCCGCCGGCCGCCGCCGAGTACCTGCGGCAGGCGGTGGCCGCCGCCGGGGACCACATCTTCCTCGGCGCGACGCTGGCGGCGGTCTCGTCAGCGCTGGTGCTGCTGCTGGTGGCGCCGCGGAGGTTCCCGGTGCTGCCGGAGCAACGGGAGGAGTGAGTGCGGTGGGCGGGGGTGCGGGGCGGGACTTGTCATGCCCCGGCTGAGGCGGTAACTCTCTGCGGAGACCACACTCCCGGGGGGACCAGAGCACATGACGTCCGCACTCTTCGCACTCGCCTTACTCGCCGCACTCGCGGCCCCGATCGTCCTGCGCCTCGTACGCCGCCCGGGTTTCGTCACCGGCCGCGACGGCCGCCTCTCCACCTCGATCACCCTGGCCCTGGCCTGGACGGTGATCCTGGTCTGGCTCCTCCTGGCGACCCTCGGCTACGGACTCGTCGCGGGCGGCGGCGTCGACTGGTTCCAGGGGCCCGACGGGCCGCTGTCCTCCCTGACGACCGTCTACCTCCCCCTGCTCGGGGGCCCGTACACCGCCCTGATCGCGGCGAAGGCGGTGGTCGGACTGCGGGTGGAGAACGGCAGCATGGCCAAGCCCGCGCCCAAGGGCTCGGAGCGGCGCCCGCTGCACGACCTGATCGCGAACGACGGCGGCCGGACCGACCTGGTCGACCTGCAGTACGTCGCGCTGAGCGCGGTCACGATGCTGTACGTGGTGGCGTTCTTCGTGACCGACCTGCGGGGCGGGCTGCCGAAGCTGCCGACGGAGATGTGGGCGCTGACGGGGGCGCCCGCGGGGGCGTACCTCCTGAACAAGATGGCGACCCGGGGCAACCCGGTGATCACGCGCGTGTCCGTGACGGAGGGTCTGCTGACCGTGGAGGGCGGGGGCTTCGGGCACGATCCGCGGGTCGAGGTGGACGGCACGGCCCTGGCGACCGCCGTCACCCCGGCGGGGGCGCTGACCGCGGCCCTGCCGGTGGCGGCGGCGCCCGCCTTCACCGTGGTGGTCACCAGTCGCGGCCTGCGGAGCGATCCGGCCCCCTACGCTCCCGCGGCCTGACCCCCTCTTGAGGCGCTGCCCGCCGCACTCGCCCCTGGCGGGCCTCCCCGGGCTTCGCGCCGCCGCGTCCGACTCCGTCCGGCGGTGACCTGACGGGTGCCACCCCTGCCGTCCCGGCGCGGGGCCCGGTGGACGGGTGCGGCTGGTCCGGCCCTGCGGGGCGAAGTCCCCTACCCACCCTTCCACCGTTCCCCGGGCACAGCCCGGACCCGCAGGACCCCGGGCTGCACCCGAGGCCCCTGGGGCTCCGCCCCAGGGCTGGTGTCAGCCCTCCGCCGGGGCTCGGCCCGTCAGGGCGGCGAGGCTGGAGCGGACGTGGTTCATGTGGGCCCGCATCTCCTCCTGGGACTCCCCGTGCTCGCGCAGGACGCGGTCCGTCTCCCGCCCGACCCGCTCCTCCTGCACCCGCGCCTCCGCGATCAGCTCCGCCGCCCTCGCCTCCGCGTCCTCCTGGCCGTGCCGCGCCGTCTCCTGCGCCTGCGCGAACGCCCGCTTCGCCTCCGCCAGGCGGGACTCCGCGTACCGCTCCAGCTCGAGGTGGCGCGAGTCCAGCTCCGCCTCCCGCGCCGCCAGCTCCCGCTCCGCCGCATCCCAGCGCTCCGCGTGTTCCTGCTCGCGCTCCGCGAGCAGCGCGTCCGCCCGGCGCCCCGTCTCCACCAGTGCGGCGGCCGCCTCCGCCCGCCATGCGGCGGCGTCCTCCCGTGCCTCCGCCCGTGTGCCGTCCGCCTCGCGCCCCGCCCGCAGCAGCCCCTGGCGGGCCCGGACCTCCGTCTGCTCTCGCACCGCCTCCGCGTCAGTGCCCGCCAGCCCGGCCACCCGCTCGGCGTGTGCCTCGGCGGCGTCCGCCGTCGCCAGCGCGTCCGCCCGCGCGTTCAGCCGTAGCGTCTCGGACTCCTCCTCGGCCAACAGCAGGATCCGGCGGGCCCGCTCGCCCAGCACCTCGTACGTCTGCGGGGCCAGTCCGGAGACCTCCGCGCGCAGCCGCTCCGCCTCCGCGTCCATCTGCCGGGCCAGCACGGTCAGTCGGGCCACCCGCTCCCAGGCCTCGTCCCGGCTCCCCGACAGCCGGGCGAGGTACCGGTCCACCTCTTCCGCCCGGTAGCCACGGCCGCGCACGGTCGTAAAGGGTGCACTCATCCTGGAAGCGCCTCTCTCGCGGGGATTCCTGCCAAGGATGCGTCATTTGCTCGCAGAAGCCCGAATGGCCGGGCCGAGACCCTGTTCGAGGGTCCCGGCCCGGCCATCCGGTTCGGTACGGGTTCCGCCGCCGGTCAGACGCCGGTCAGAGGAGTCCGTCCCACATCTGCTCCAGCAGCACCGCCCACCAGTTCTCCGGCGAGGCCAGCGCCGCGCTGTCCAGCCCCGCCAGATTCGCCTGGAAATCGACGGTCCAGCGGCCCGCCTGCTCCGGCGTCAGGTGCTGGCGCAGCCGCCACATGTGACCCAGCATCGCCAGCGACCGTACGAACTGCGGCAGCGAGGAGTTCACGAACTGCGGAGGCACCGGCGCCCCGCCCGGACCGCCCTCCACCGGCACCGCCACGATGTGCGCGGTGCCGTACTGCACGCACAGCGCCTTGCCGAAGTCGCTGCCGACGACGAGGTACGAGCCCGCGTCCGAGGCCGGCTGCACCTGCCGCTGCGCGGCCAGTTCGGCCAGCGTCGGCAGCGGGGCACCCGGTACGGCCTGGGCCCAGAAGAACGGCCCGAAGTCGACCGGCAGCCCCGACCACATCAGCGTCTGCGCCACGATCTCCGGCACGCCCTGCCGGGACACGGCGCGCTGCTCGAAGCGGAAGACGCCCTGCGGCCCGAACGCTCCGGCCAGCTCGTGCGCGATCGCGTCCAGCGGGATCGCCGGCTGCAGCGGCACCTGCGGCAGCGGTGCGCGCAGCGGCGCGGGGCGCGCCGGACCGTCCGCCACCTGGTGCAGCTCGCCCTGGTGGGTCAGCAGGTGCTGCATGCCCTGCTGCCGGCCCGCGTGGTCCGTCCCGTACGGGGCCACGCTCGTGATCCGGACCTGCGGCCAGGTCTCCCGGATCATGCGCGCGCAGTAGCCACCGGGCAGCTCGCAGGAGGCCAGCTCGGTGTGCAGTTCCAGCACCTGCTGCGGCGGCACGTTCATCGAACGCAGCTCGTACAGGATCTGCCACTCCGGGTGCGGGGTGCCGGGCGCGGAGCGGCGGATGAGCTGCTGCTCGGAGCCGTCGGGCGCACGGTAGCGCAGCACGGCCTGGTAGCCGGGACCGACCGTGGGCACCCCGGGCTGCGGCGCGGGTGCGGGGCCCCGCGGCGCGGGACCGGGCGGGCCGGGCGCCGTGGGCGGCTGCCCGGTCACGCCCGGACCGGCCAGCATCGTCGCGGCATGGTCCAGCCCGTCACCGGGAACACCAGGAGCCCCGGGAGCACCCGGCGGACCGGGCGGCTGGGGTACGCCGGGACCGGCGAGCATCGTGGCGGCCTGATGGGCGCCCGCGCCCGGTACACCGGGGGGACCGGGCGGCTGCCCGGCACCCGGAGCCCCGGGTGGTCCGGGCGGACCCGGCTGCTGCGGTCCGCCGGGGCCCGCCAGCATGGTGGCGGCGTACGAGTCCCCGCGCCCGCCGGAAGCTCCGGGCGCACCGGGCGCACCCGGCGGGCCGGGCGGCGCGGGCGGCTGCCCGTTCACGGCCGGACCGGCCAGCATCGTCGCGGCGTGGTCCAGCCCACCGGGAACACCGGGAACACGAGGAGCCCCGGGAACCCCCGGAGGACCCGGCGGCGCGGGCTGCTGCGGTCCGCCGGGAGCCGCGAGCATCGTGGCGGCGTACGAGGGCGGCTCCGAGCCGCCGCCCGGCGCACCCGGCGCACCGGGCGGACCCGGCGGGTTCACGGGCGCGGGCGCCGCGGACCGGTTGACCCGGGCCTTGCTCGTCGGCGCGTCGGCGATGTCCCCGGAGGGCGCACCGGGCCGGGAGCCCGGACCGGCACCCGGGCCCGCGTCGGCCCCCGGCTCCGGATCGAGCGCCGGCACCACTGCGGTCTTCGGCAGCTCGCTGCCCCTCGGCATCAGCGTCGTGCGCGCCTCCGGGCCCGGGCCGGACGGCGACGGGCCGTCGTCCAGGTCCGATCCGGACAGCGGCGGCGCGAACACCGTCGCCGGCAGCGGCACGGACACGGAGTCCGCACCGTTCACATCGGTCCCGGCCCACGGCGTGGCCCCGGTCGGAACCCCGGCGGGCACCCCTTCGTTGGCCGTCGGCTCGTACGGGACCTCTCCCCCGCGCCGCAACGGCACCGGCTCGGAGGCGACCGGCTCGGAAGCCACCGGAGCCACCGGATCGGCCTGCGCGGCCGCGACCGGAGCCGCCGAAGCCGCGGCAGCCTGCGGAGCCGCCGGGATCCCGGCCCGGTCCGCCGCCTCCTGCAGCCACTCCGGCGGGCTCAGCATGAACGAGGTCTGTTCCGAGTCGATGCGCGGCACCGGCATCGAAGCCTCGGCCTGCGCGGCCGACGCCCCGTACTCCTCCTCGTAGCGGCGGATCACCTCACCCACCGGCAGCCCGGGCCAGAGCGTCACTTCCCCGCTGTCCCGCGCGATGACCAGCCGCTGCCGGCCGGCGCCGGACACCGGACCGGCCGCCCGGTCCTCGGCCCACACCACGAAACCGAGCCCGAACTCCCGTACGCGCACCTCGCGGTGCTGGTACGCGGGCACGTCCCCGTTGATCCATTCCTCGGCGCGCTCCTGCGCCTGCGCAAACGTCACCATCGCGCCGTCACCCCTCCACCGGTGCGGATGCCGTCCCGGCACCCGGAACCGAACGCTCCGCCGACCCCGTACCCGATGCCGGCCCCGACACGGGAACCGAGCGTGCGAATCCGCCGTCCACCATCAGACCGGCCACCGTTTCCAGTTCCGGCGGATTGCCCGCCAGCCGCTCGAGGAAGGCGTCGAAATCCGCACCGCACGGCAGCAGCAACCGCTCCACGCGTTCCTGCACCGACCAGCCGTCCTGGTCGCGCGCATCGTCGTACGGGGAGAACCAGACCGAGCCGACCGAAGCGCCCCGCACCTTCACCGCGAGCAGCCCGCCCTGCGCGAAGGCCACGCACAGGTAGTCCTTCGTCAGGTGGTCCCGCAGGCACTTGTTGACGTAGACGAGGTCGTTGACCGCCGCCTCCTCGCGCACCGTGAAGAACGGCTGGTCCACCAGCAGGCCCAGCTCCACGTCCAGTCCCGCGCCCACGGGGGCGCAGCCGCCCGCCGCCTTCAGGAAGGAGCGGTACGCCTCCGGGAGCCGGTAGCCGAGGTCCTCCTCGACGCCCTGGACCTGCTGCTCGGAGACCGAGACCACCGTCTTGGGCAGTCCCAGGTGCACCGGGCGCGTCTCCTGCAGGGCCCGCGTGCCGCGCTTGCCGTGGTCCACCGGCGCCGTCACCAGACCGGCGTGGTGCCGCAGCAGCGCCTTCACCTCGACCGGGACCAGCTCCACCCGGCGCGTGCCGGAGACGTGGTGCCAGGTCCAGCCGTGCGGGGTGGCCACCGGGCCGACCGTGTCCCACAGCTCGTGGCCGGTGGCCCGCATGGCGGCGTTGGCGGACACGCAGTCCGTCAGGCGCAGCTCGTCCACGCCGAAGCCCTCCGGCGGCTCGGCGATCTCCACCGCCGCGCGTGCGTACGGCGCGAAGTCGGGATGCCCGTTCGCGTCGATGCGGACTCCGTGGGGATGGCGCGCGGCCCGGACCGGGTCCGGGAAATGCACGACCTGCCCCGAATAAGCGGCGTTGGGTGGCGCGGCCTGATGCCCGAGCCGACCTGTCGTCATGGCGGTAGCCCCCTGCTGGATCTGGCTGGTTCACCACAGCCTATGTGTTCCGGCAAGGGCCTCACCCGCTCGCGATGGAGGCACCCGCACGACAGCCGGGAAGATCCGAATTGATACGAATATTCGACCCCGCTTCCACATCTCAGGGGACATTTGACAGGCTGTCCCCACAGCACGGGGGCGTGCGCGACAGCGGTCTCCACCGCCGCCACGGGAGGGAAAGCGCAACCATGCAGAACACGGCAACACGCACAGACGCGGCCGACGCCCACTCAGGACCCATGGGCCCCACGGTCGCGCACGGCGCCACGGACCCCGCCGGCACCGCTGGAGCCGGCGCTCCGGCGACCGTCCCGGCGCAGGCCCACGGCGCGCCCGACGGCGGCGCCGCCGCACCGGGCCCCGGCGACCCCCGACTGGGCTGGGGCGGCGGCGGTGACGGCCGGCCCGCCGTGCCCACGCTCAGGTTCCGCCGCGACGGCATCCTGCCCACCGTGGCCGCCGCCCTGTCCGTACGGGGCGAAACCCTCACCGGCACCGCCGGCAAAGCCGATCTGCCGCCCGTACTGCACGCTCTCGTCCAGGACTTCCTGGACACCCTCACCAGCGGTCAGCGCGAACGTTTCACCGGCCGATGTCCGGAGGCGCTCCTGCTCTCCCGCCACCTGGCCGCCGTCGAGGGCGCCCGCAGCAAGCGCGCCTCGCGCAAGCCGCTCACCCCGAGCGAGGCCCGCCGCTCGCTGAAACACTCCAAGATCACCGCCCGCCGCATCCGCGAGGACGGCGACCCGCTCCACGGCAGCTACGCACCTCCCTGCCGCTCCTGCGAGGCCCTCCTCGCCCACTTCGGCGTACGACCCGTCGACCTCACCCACCCCGAGTAGCCACCATGAGCGTCACCTCCGCTTCCTACGACCGCTCCTCGGCCGCCCGCTTCCCGGTGGCCGTGGACTCCGCCCTGCGCACCGCCGGCTGGGAGCCGGGCCGCTGGGACATCAAGCAGGCCGAGTACTGGGCCGACGCCCTGCGCGACCACACCACGCCCGCCGGGCACCGCCACACGGTCTTCCCGGCCGCCGTCGAGGCCTGGGCGGAGTTCGGGAACCTCACCGTCGCCGCCCCGGGTCCCGGCCGCCAGATCGCGCCCACCGCCGTACGGCTGGACCCCCTCACGGGCCTGCACCTCGCCCGTACCTTCGCCGACCTCGGCCGCGCCCTGTCCACGCAGCTGTGCCCCCTCGGCGTCGAGGCCGACGGGACCTCCCATCTCGCCCTTGACCGCGAGGGCCGCGTCTACTGCGTGGACCACACGGGCGACTGGTACCTGGGCGCCGGGCTCGACGAGGCCCTCACCCTCCTGCTGACCGGCCTCCAGCCGACCCGCCTCACGACCGCCTAACCGAGCTCCGGAAGCCGCTCCCCGGCCCCGGGGTAGCGGCCCTCCTCCAGCCGGAAGAGGTACGCCCGCAGATCTCCGGCGAGGCCGCCCGCGAGGTACGCCCGGAACTCCCGGGCTCCCGTGGCCGCGTCCCGGTCGGCGGGGTGGACGCTGTCCCCGTACTCCGCGAGCGTGGCCGTCAGGTGCTCCTCGACCCGCCCGCGGGCGGACCACCACTGGCGCACCGCGGCCGGGGTCCACCAGCGGTCCCCGTCGTAGGCGTACTCCTGGAACGGCTCCTCGTCGGCCGCGTCCACCAGCTGGCGGACCTCGTCCGGATTCCGGGGCTGCCGGAAGACGTACTCGAGGCTGCCCTCGCTGCTGGCCGTGTACATGACGTTGGCCGGCGCGTTCAGCCGCCCGGTCCAGCACGTGTCCGTCTCGCCCGTGTAGAAGGGGCCGGGCACGTTCAGCCAGAGCCGCTTCTCCCACCGCCCCTGGAACAGCTTGCGGTCCTCGCCCGTAAGCCCCGCCACCGGATCCCAGCCCACCGTCATCCCGTTCTCCCCCTGTCAGCCGCGCCTCACAGCTCCGGCGGCCGCTGCCCGGCCTCCGGGTACCGGCCTTCCTCCAGCCGGAAAACATACGCCCGCGGATCACCGGCGGGGCCACCGGCCGAGTGCGCCCGGCGGCCCCGCACGCCGAGCGCCGCTTGCAGGTACCGCGGCCGGGCCCGCCCGGCGGGCCCGGCCGGGGCCGCCGCCAGCTCGCGCGTCCCGGACCGTCCCCGCTACCCCCGTCCGCCCGGCAGTACCGCCGAGACCCTGAAGCCGCCCTCGTCCGTCGGCCCGGACACGAACACCCCGCCCAGGCCCAGCACCCGCTCGCGCATCCCGACCAGGCCGTTCCCTCCGCTGGGCAGGCCCGGCTCGGCCGCCTGGCCGTCGCACGGCCCGTTCTCCACCTGCATGGCCACCTCGCCCTCCCGGTGCGCCAGCCGTACGACGACCCGCGCGCCCGGAGCGTGCTTGTGGCAGTTGGTCAGCGCCTCCTGCACCACCCGGTAGGCCGTCTGCTCCACCTCCGCCAGGTAGGCCAGGTACTCGCCGCGCACATCGAGCTCCACGGCCATCCCGGCCGCCCGCGACTGACCGACGAGCGTCTCCAGCTCACCCAGCGTCGGCCCGTCCTCGAAGGTACCCACGAGGGCCACCGCGGTCGCCGGGGCGACCCGCTTGGGCGTCCCCGCCCGCAGGACGCCGAGCATCTCCCGCAGTTCCGTCAGCGCCTGGCGGCCCATGTCACCCACCAGTGCGGCGTTCTTCACGGCCTTCGCGGGGTCCTTGACGGCGATCGCCTGCAGCGCGGCCGCGTGCACCACCATCAGCGACACGCGGTGCGCGACGACGTCGTGCATCTCGCGGGCGATCCGGGTCCGTTCCTCCGTACGGGCCCACTCGGCCCGTTCCTCCGCCCGGTCCGCGAGCAGCGACAGCTCCCGCTCCAGCGAGGCCGCGCGCTCCTGCAGGCTCTCCATCAGCCGCCTGCGGGCCGCCGTGTACAGCCCGAGCAGTACCGGCGGCACGGTCAGCGCCACCGCCACGAACACGGACAGCAGGACGACGAGGGTGTGGCCGGCCTCCTCGTCCCCGCGGGTGCGCAGGTACATCACCACGTAGGTCGCGGCCAGTGACATCGCGGTCAGCGTCGCGGTGATCCGCCGGGGCACCTCGGAGGTGGCGAGCGTGTACAGCCCGACCACGCCGAGCAGGAAGCCCATGGCGGCGGGCGACACGGCGATCCCCACCAGCACCACGGCGACCGGCCAGCGCCTTCGCAGCAGGAGCACGGCCCCGACCGCGAACCCGAACAGCACCCCCGCCGGGACCGGGATCCCGGCCTCGTGCGCGAACCCCACGCCCTCCACGGCGCACTCGACGGCGGACACCGCCCCGAGCCCCACGTCCAGCACGGCCGAACGGCGCCGTTCCCACCACAGGGGCCCGTCCCGCCCGGCCCCCGCATCGCCCTGCTCTTCCCCCGTACTGGTCATGCGGTCCAGCCTACGCAGCCGTCGCGCTCCCCTCACGAAGCGCGGGAACGTGGGCGACACGCACCGGGGTTGCCTCGTGGTCCACGTCCCCGGAGGCTCGCATTCGTACCGTCGCATTCAGGGCGCCCGGTGCGGCATAGTAGGTGCCGTCGGCTCGACCAAGAGGGCATAATGTCCGGTTAAGTCGATGAAGATCCCCTGTGGTGTAATTGGCAGCACTGAGGCTTTTGGTGCCTTATGTTCGGGTTCGAGTCCTGACAGGGGAGCCTTGCCGGTCCGGGTCCTGACGGTCACCGTCAGGACCCGCCCTCGTTTAGAGCCTTAAACCCACCGGTATCCTTCACGGGTCCACCACCCGAAGCCGAAGGGCACACCCGTGAGCGCCAACCGCCCGGCAGCCGTCGTCGTACTCGCAGCGGGTGAAGGCACCCGCATGAAGTCGGCCACACCCAAGGTCCTGCACGAGATCAGCGGGCGCTCGCTCGTCGGTCACGTCGTCGCCGCCTCCCGCGAGCTGGACCCGGCCCACCTCGTCGTCGTCGTCGGACACGCCCGCGAGCAGGTCACCGCGCACCTCGCCGCCATCGACGCCGACGTCCGCACCGCGGTCCAGTACGAGCAGAACGGCACCGGTCACGCCGTCCGGATGGCCCTCGAGGAGCTCGGCGACCGGCCGGCCGGCACCGTGGTCGTCGTCTGTGGCGACACCCCGCTGCTGACCGGCGAGACCCTGGCCGGGCTGACGGCGACGCACGAGGCCGACGGCAACGCCGTCACCGTGCTGACCGCCGAGGTCCCCGACTCCACCGGCTACGGCCGCATCGTGCGCGACGCCGGCACCGGAGCCGTCACCGCGATCGTGGAGCACAAGGACGCCACCGAGGCCCAGCGCGCGATCCGCGAGATCAACTCCGGTGTCTTCGCCTTCGACGGCGCCCTGCTCGCGGACGCCCTCGGCAAGGTCCGCACCGACAACAGCCAGGGCGAGGAGTACCTCACCGACGTGCTCGGCATCCTGCGCGAGGCCGGCCACCGCGTCGGCGCGGCCGTGGGCGCCGACCACCGGCAGATCCTCGGGATCAACAACCGGGTCCAGCTCGCCGAGGCCCGCGCGCTGCTGAACGCGCGTCTGCTGGAGCGCGCCATGCTCGCCGGTGTGACGATCGTCGACCCGGCCAGCACGCTCGTCGACGTGACGGTGACTTTCGGCCAGGACGCGATCGTCCACCCCGGCACCCAGCTGCTCGGCACCACGCACGTCGCCGAGGAGGCCGAGGTCGGCCCCAACACCCGCCTGAAGGACACGCACGTGGGTGCGCGCGCCCGGGTGGACAACACGGTGGCGGACACCGCCGTCGTGGGCGAGGCCGCGAGCGTCGGCCCCTTCGCGTACCTGCGTCCGGGCACGAACCTGGGGCCGAAGGCCAAGGCCGGAACGTACGTGGAGATGAAGAACGCGACGATCGGCGAGGGCACCAAGGTCCCGCACCTCTCCTACGTCGGCGACGCGACGATCGGCGAGTACACGAACATCGGCGCGGCCAGCGTGTTCGTGAACTACGACGGTGAGCACAAGCACCACACGACCGTCGGCTCACACTGCAAGACGGGTTCGGACAACATGTTTGTGGCTCCCGTCACCATCGGGGACGGCGCCTACACGGCCGCCGGATCCGTGATCACGAAGGACGTGCCGCCCGGCGCACTGGCCGTGGCCCGTGGCCAGCAGCGGAATATCGAGGGCTGGGTGGCCCGCAAGCGTCCGGGAAGTGCCGCCGCGGCAGCGGCTCAGTCGGTGGTCCGCGAGGACTCCGGCGAACGCTGAGGTGAACTGACCGGAAACGGCTGCGCCCGAGACGGCGTACCGTGATAGGTGCACGCAATTCGGCTGGCTCACCGTGTGCGGGACGGACGCACATGGGGGCGAGCAGCTTTCCCACGTCTGAGGAGACAGTGCTGTGACCGGGATCAAGACGACCGGCGAGAAGAAGCTGATGCTCTTCTCCGGCCGCGCCCACCCCGAGCTGGCCGAGGAGG carries:
- the glmU gene encoding bifunctional UDP-N-acetylglucosamine diphosphorylase/glucosamine-1-phosphate N-acetyltransferase GlmU yields the protein MSANRPAAVVVLAAGEGTRMKSATPKVLHEISGRSLVGHVVAASRELDPAHLVVVVGHAREQVTAHLAAIDADVRTAVQYEQNGTGHAVRMALEELGDRPAGTVVVVCGDTPLLTGETLAGLTATHEADGNAVTVLTAEVPDSTGYGRIVRDAGTGAVTAIVEHKDATEAQRAIREINSGVFAFDGALLADALGKVRTDNSQGEEYLTDVLGILREAGHRVGAAVGADHRQILGINNRVQLAEARALLNARLLERAMLAGVTIVDPASTLVDVTVTFGQDAIVHPGTQLLGTTHVAEEAEVGPNTRLKDTHVGARARVDNTVADTAVVGEAASVGPFAYLRPGTNLGPKAKAGTYVEMKNATIGEGTKVPHLSYVGDATIGEYTNIGAASVFVNYDGEHKHHTTVGSHCKTGSDNMFVAPVTIGDGAYTAAGSVITKDVPPGALAVARGQQRNIEGWVARKRPGSAAAAAAQSVVREDSGER
- a CDS encoding sensor histidine kinase translates to MTSTGEEQGDAGAGRDGPLWWERRRSAVLDVGLGAVSAVECAVEGVGFAHEAGIPVPAGVLFGFAVGAVLLLRRRWPVAVVLVGIAVSPAAMGFLLGVVGLYTLATSEVPRRITATLTAMSLAATYVVMYLRTRGDEEAGHTLVVLLSVFVAVALTVPPVLLGLYTAARRRLMESLQERAASLERELSLLADRAEERAEWARTEERTRIAREMHDVVAHRVSLMVVHAAALQAIAVKDPAKAVKNAALVGDMGRQALTELREMLGVLRAGTPKRVAPATAVALVGTFEDGPTLGELETLVGQSRAAGMAVELDVRGEYLAYLAEVEQTAYRVVQEALTNCHKHAPGARVVVRLAHREGEVAMQVENGPCDGQAAEPGLPSGGNGLVGMRERVLGLGGVFVSGPTDEGGFRVSAVLPGGRG